In Paenibacillus sonchi, a single genomic region encodes these proteins:
- a CDS encoding sensor histidine kinase, with product MKLKLKHKVTLAFLVFIVLPFIVVGWISAYVAVDTIKEEVGSTTLQLVKQNHTTIDKTISAINDRTITLLDSQFFSNPAGYSFWTGIDTLNEIQQADNILESWSTGSTEYAIYLKNIERRDTPFDLSHKTKGFKYLDKDNSGLPDAMVSGMDLSGGGALRITHSDSGEKTLSFMRSILNPRNYDEAIGLLVVNKVEVLLTRDMVSVELPSTAGVFLFNDNEELLMSAGSGSISPAELHKNIEPEASYGYTFAEEGGEEWLYAYSDSSKFHTRLLYKIPLASITGKQIWVQKMLVFISIIFLAFVLTFVLYLVRLVVKPVVKLVSVMKVYEPGKTLSWSEEPLRNDEFGILHGSFVKMTKRLDYSIEENYVMQLKQKEYELLMLQSQITPHYLYNTLDSIYWYALDSGNAEVGEMVRDLSMLLRIGLSRGRKMITIGEEIEHAKAYTRLQEKRYPDTFEVWWQIDETLRDYETPKVIIQPLIENAIIHGVRGMDGEGELRVSAVKSEDTLRFIVEDNGHLPVNLEELSAIMQGEHSAKGYGIRNVHQRIQLHYGEAFGLTYERSEEGGTRAIITLPLRRPE from the coding sequence ATGAAGCTGAAACTGAAACATAAAGTCACGCTGGCCTTCCTTGTGTTTATTGTCCTCCCCTTTATAGTGGTGGGATGGATTTCAGCTTATGTGGCTGTAGACACCATAAAGGAGGAAGTCGGCAGTACAACACTGCAACTGGTTAAACAAAATCATACGACAATAGATAAAACCATATCGGCGATCAATGACAGGACGATAACGCTGCTGGATAGTCAGTTTTTCAGCAATCCGGCAGGGTACAGCTTTTGGACAGGAATTGACACACTGAATGAAATCCAGCAGGCCGATAACATTCTGGAGAGCTGGTCTACCGGCAGCACGGAATACGCGATTTATTTGAAAAATATAGAGCGGCGGGATACGCCTTTTGATCTTTCCCATAAAACAAAAGGATTCAAATATTTAGATAAAGATAATAGCGGATTGCCTGACGCTATGGTAAGCGGCATGGATCTCAGTGGAGGCGGGGCACTGCGCATCACGCATTCAGATTCAGGAGAGAAAACGCTCTCCTTCATGCGCAGTATTCTCAATCCCAGAAATTATGATGAGGCTATCGGCCTACTGGTTGTCAATAAGGTAGAGGTTCTTTTAACCCGGGATATGGTATCTGTGGAGCTGCCCTCTACTGCTGGTGTTTTTTTATTCAATGATAATGAGGAGCTGTTAATGTCAGCCGGTTCAGGCAGCATTTCTCCGGCGGAGCTTCACAAGAATATAGAACCTGAGGCCTCTTATGGATACACCTTCGCAGAAGAAGGCGGGGAAGAGTGGCTTTACGCCTATTCGGACAGCTCTAAATTTCACACTAGATTATTGTACAAGATCCCGTTAGCGTCCATTACCGGTAAACAAATCTGGGTGCAAAAGATGCTTGTGTTCATCTCCATCATTTTTTTAGCTTTTGTCCTCACGTTTGTTCTCTATTTGGTAAGACTTGTTGTTAAGCCCGTAGTGAAGCTTGTTTCTGTTATGAAAGTATATGAACCCGGCAAAACGCTGTCATGGTCTGAAGAGCCGCTCAGGAATGATGAATTCGGCATTCTGCATGGATCATTTGTGAAAATGACCAAAAGACTGGATTATTCGATTGAAGAAAATTATGTGATGCAGCTGAAACAGAAGGAGTATGAGCTGCTGATGCTCCAATCCCAGATCACCCCTCATTATCTGTACAATACCTTGGACTCGATATACTGGTATGCGCTAGACAGCGGCAATGCCGAGGTAGGCGAAATGGTCAGGGACTTGTCCATGCTGCTGCGTATTGGTCTAAGCAGAGGCCGGAAAATGATTACTATTGGTGAAGAGATAGAGCATGCGAAGGCCTATACACGGTTGCAAGAAAAACGCTACCCGGACACCTTTGAAGTCTGGTGGCAGATTGATGAAACGCTAAGAGACTATGAAACTCCCAAGGTAATTATTCAGCCTCTGATTGAAAATGCCATTATTCATGGCGTGCGCGGAATGGATGGAGAAGGAGAGTTACGGGTATCTGCCGTTAAAAGTGAAGATACACTCCGCTTCATCGTAGAGGACAATGGGCACCTGCCTGTAAATCTAGAGGAGCTCTCTGCCATTATGCAGGGAGAGCATAGTGCGAAGGGATACGGAATTCGAAATGTGCATCAGCGTATTCAGCTCCATTACGGGGAGGCGTTCGGGTTAACCTATGAACGAAGCGAGGAAGGGGGGACCCGGGCGATTATCACCCTGCCCCTGCGCCGGCCCGAATGA
- a CDS encoding response regulator — protein sequence MYKILVVDDEPRVSAGIRNFLLASDMNITDVETAINGFEAIDYLRMDSFDLVLTDIQMGRMSGIELMENIYMEQWNVPVIVISAHEKFDFAKKSLRLGAKDYLVKPVERTELLRVVRKALTQKELPGTNSPEDSRQIQEQSRRNEWLMELVTQRNLTQKDIEDVTGELGELLTGQFFGVISSRIDYSQAGFSHKKVTLHDRKLLKYAAINIMNETLSEWNSLTFNGFGHSIISIIQLSAEEMEDPQVRVHSRIHMIGQMIAMNLKQYLNVEATVGLSTLAGDVLRLPELMDEADTAAEWNKVHPGQRVFYYHDLAVQDNLSMVVWMGKVSEFMEQMKSAVESIGYVNPQIILSQLLVSDQSQEVMNSYCGMLIYRIYGLLVEYGQGNGVSLYDFNPDMVFQGLTGQQKLERLHRYIEDSVLFLQELSQARDQNVISRITSYIQKNYRNPALKIQDISEEVHFSAAHLGYIFKRDMKTNLWDYVTALRMEEAKRLMSTTDKKRYEIAYAVGYESPEHFSRMFKRVLGLTPAEFRKKTRGGKRDEAETET from the coding sequence ATGTATAAAATTCTCGTTGTAGATGATGAGCCGAGAGTGAGTGCGGGGATCCGGAATTTCCTGCTCGCTTCGGATATGAACATCACTGATGTTGAAACGGCAATCAATGGATTCGAAGCGATAGATTATTTACGGATGGACAGCTTTGATCTGGTGCTTACCGATATACAGATGGGCAGGATGAGCGGAATTGAATTAATGGAAAACATCTATATGGAGCAGTGGAATGTCCCGGTGATTGTCATTTCTGCCCATGAGAAGTTTGATTTTGCCAAAAAATCGCTACGGCTCGGTGCTAAGGATTATCTGGTGAAGCCGGTAGAGCGGACAGAACTGCTCCGTGTAGTACGCAAAGCGCTGACCCAAAAGGAGCTTCCTGGAACAAACTCACCGGAGGACAGCAGGCAGATTCAGGAGCAATCCAGGCGCAACGAGTGGCTGATGGAGCTGGTTACGCAGCGCAATCTGACGCAGAAGGATATCGAAGATGTGACCGGTGAGCTGGGGGAGCTGTTGACAGGGCAATTCTTTGGCGTGATCTCCAGCCGCATTGATTATAGCCAGGCCGGCTTCAGCCATAAGAAGGTGACCCTGCATGACCGCAAATTATTGAAATATGCCGCGATCAATATTATGAACGAAACGCTATCGGAATGGAACAGCTTGACCTTCAACGGCTTCGGCCATTCCATCATCAGCATTATCCAGCTGTCTGCCGAGGAAATGGAGGACCCACAGGTTAGAGTACACTCCCGGATTCATATGATCGGGCAGATGATCGCTATGAATCTGAAGCAGTATCTGAATGTAGAGGCGACGGTCGGCCTCAGCACACTAGCCGGGGATGTACTGAGGCTCCCTGAGCTGATGGATGAAGCGGATACGGCCGCGGAGTGGAACAAAGTCCATCCTGGACAGAGAGTCTTCTATTATCACGACCTCGCCGTGCAGGATAATCTGAGTATGGTGGTGTGGATGGGCAAGGTTAGTGAGTTCATGGAGCAGATGAAATCAGCGGTAGAATCAATAGGGTACGTGAATCCGCAAATAATACTTAGTCAGCTGCTGGTGTCTGATCAGTCACAGGAGGTTATGAACAGCTATTGCGGCATGCTGATCTACCGGATTTACGGACTGCTGGTAGAATACGGACAGGGTAACGGGGTTTCCCTCTATGATTTCAACCCGGATATGGTGTTCCAGGGGCTTACCGGACAGCAGAAGCTGGAGCGGTTGCATCGTTATATTGAGGATTCGGTTCTATTTTTGCAGGAGCTCTCCCAAGCCAGAGATCAGAACGTAATCTCACGGATTACCAGCTACATCCAGAAAAATTACCGTAATCCGGCGCTGAAAATTCAGGATATTTCCGAAGAGGTCCATTTCAGTGCAGCACATCTTGGTTATATTTTCAAACGCGACATGAAAACCAACCTCTGGGATTATGTTACGGCACTGCGGATGGAAGAAGCCAAGCGTCTGATGAGTACTACGGACAAGAAACGATATGAAATCGCCTACGCGGTAGGTTATGAATCGCCTGAGCACTTCAGCCGGATGTTCAAAAGAGTGTTGGGTCTTACACCGGCAGAATTTCGGAAAAAGACCAGAGGAGGGAAGCGGGATGAAGCTGAAACTGAAACATAA
- a CDS encoding glycoside hydrolase family 9 protein: MNETFDLSGYRYMNLSLQNAGYAQSLIRVVIGDGTTNYNLTGGYVPASNTWTDLQFDLDALMPKIQKKKVKLEIWLRQAGGTYGEMLIDDIVFTTASSGTAPQLSPAGMSANTDSSYNQNTNFTFEATYIDPDNEAPFAVQVIIDDIAYNMRETDQADVTYTDGKHYRFMTKLPAGAHSYYFRTSDTTSNEVNTGIQNLNVVQSSSVIDIVVSQAGYSADDVKNAKLISTTTVTDATYEILDGTTVIASGTMTYEGLYWNKHVYSIGFSDVTASGNSYRVRSNQVYSYSFEITPNLWDQYKDEMTAFYRLQRASVATSDAYPEGYSSVAPSAKLYHAAGHLDDAQSADGLTHYDLTGSWYDAGDYGKYGGNQWVGAEIALAYTRYADKDSVKYDNDSNGIPDLVDEAVFGSEYLIKFADQLGGEMYNLRNNASFVHPEKSTDNISGTADDRKLTDLSVGGSAKSAGTLAATARAIRTAINEGDIASSQIAELTDFANQCETAAVTFYNYVVANPDGPIGSYSTRGGIPNSKLLADVELYLLTGDIQYRNAATATISALTLSDISSTNYWDMSPMSMAEFYPVADAETQSHIHSLLKGQADFFLSMSDDIPYGVLNQFKNFGVNEPHASYLGDMLRYYELFGDPAALQAVVKGMYWLFGENPWNISWVSGIGTHHVMFPHTRYNEESNTAGDTGIILPGAMVSGPNMKDPKNKSSVSPWYEDRSLYLDDTNQWRYNEFSISIQAGLLYTVMGLSATPGTGVDNAAKPPALPLLSPVIGEWIRGNVTVFAQAGDQLSDVEYAATGLPYQPMTVSGNVYSTVSGAVYGAVYAAVIDESQSLPYTNRRVDVRAKDPSGAYTYSSTHYTVAPPLPDPSTPLLYDDFGGAGFWGGSAANTTWVNWYNQNGGTGTFTKLTADGRSVGKFTQVPANVNSAAKFQAWNDVVDLSGYQYLNITLKNPASPDLRTRIEIYDGKRTYNLTGGWVEVPANWSDLQFDLNALTPAIDKKALKLSIWLKQNTVTPGEMLIDEIKATNKVSGSAPTLTSGGVDQPQGTPQTEFTFTVTYTDADNQAPFTMELVLDGVVRKMQPAVPGDTNYSDGRIYQYSTKLPPGQHSYYFNTTDTFTDAVSTEVQSAPEVSLE; encoded by the coding sequence ATGAACGAGACCTTTGACCTGTCAGGCTATCGTTATATGAACCTTTCTCTGCAGAATGCAGGGTATGCCCAGTCACTAATTCGTGTTGTTATCGGCGATGGCACTACAAATTACAATCTGACCGGAGGTTATGTTCCCGCATCGAATACCTGGACTGACCTGCAGTTTGATCTGGATGCATTGATGCCTAAGATTCAGAAGAAGAAAGTCAAACTGGAAATTTGGCTTAGACAAGCCGGAGGAACTTACGGGGAGATGCTAATCGATGACATTGTGTTTACAACGGCATCCAGTGGTACCGCTCCCCAGTTAAGCCCGGCAGGGATGAGCGCGAATACAGATAGCAGCTATAACCAGAACACTAATTTTACCTTCGAAGCCACCTATATCGACCCAGATAATGAGGCTCCATTTGCAGTTCAGGTGATCATTGATGACATTGCCTATAACATGCGTGAAACGGATCAAGCCGATGTAACCTACACAGACGGTAAACACTACAGGTTCATGACGAAGCTTCCGGCGGGGGCCCATTCCTACTATTTCCGCACCTCAGATACGACTTCGAATGAAGTCAATACTGGAATTCAAAATTTGAATGTAGTTCAATCCTCTTCTGTGATTGATATTGTTGTAAGCCAAGCCGGCTACAGTGCAGACGATGTAAAGAACGCAAAATTGATATCAACCACAACAGTCACAGACGCTACTTATGAAATATTGGATGGAACTACTGTTATCGCCTCAGGAACCATGACCTATGAAGGCCTTTATTGGAACAAACATGTCTACTCTATCGGCTTCTCAGACGTCACTGCTTCCGGGAACAGCTACAGGGTGCGGAGTAATCAGGTTTATTCCTACTCGTTTGAAATCACACCGAACCTATGGGATCAATACAAGGATGAAATGACTGCTTTCTACCGTCTTCAACGTGCCTCAGTAGCCACAAGTGATGCTTATCCTGAGGGTTACAGCAGTGTAGCTCCCTCAGCTAAGCTCTACCATGCCGCAGGCCACCTGGATGACGCCCAGTCTGCTGACGGCCTCACCCATTATGATCTGACGGGCAGCTGGTACGATGCCGGCGATTACGGCAAATACGGCGGCAACCAATGGGTAGGTGCGGAGATTGCTTTGGCTTATACGCGGTATGCAGACAAAGACAGCGTAAAGTACGATAACGACAGCAATGGTATTCCGGATCTGGTTGACGAAGCGGTCTTCGGCAGTGAATATCTGATTAAGTTCGCCGACCAATTGGGCGGGGAAATGTATAATCTCAGAAATAACGCTTCTTTCGTTCATCCCGAGAAATCTACCGACAATATCTCCGGCACAGCCGATGACCGGAAGCTGACGGATCTAAGTGTCGGCGGCTCCGCCAAGTCAGCGGGCACTCTTGCCGCCACAGCGCGCGCGATCCGCACGGCGATTAACGAAGGTGACATCGCGTCATCTCAGATTGCAGAGCTTACGGATTTTGCCAACCAATGCGAGACTGCCGCGGTTACCTTTTATAATTATGTGGTCGCCAATCCTGACGGTCCCATCGGATCTTATTCCACCAGAGGAGGCATCCCCAATTCCAAGCTGCTGGCTGATGTTGAGTTGTACTTGCTGACCGGCGATATCCAGTATCGGAATGCAGCTACGGCTACAATAAGCGCATTGACCTTGAGTGACATCTCCTCCACCAACTACTGGGATATGAGCCCTATGTCCATGGCCGAATTCTATCCGGTTGCCGATGCTGAAACACAATCCCATATTCATAGCCTCTTAAAAGGGCAAGCAGATTTCTTCCTCTCCATGTCCGATGATATACCGTATGGTGTACTGAACCAGTTCAAAAATTTCGGTGTAAACGAACCTCATGCTTCTTATCTAGGGGACATGCTGCGGTACTATGAATTATTTGGTGATCCTGCGGCACTGCAGGCGGTCGTGAAGGGAATGTACTGGCTGTTCGGAGAGAATCCCTGGAATATCAGCTGGGTATCAGGCATTGGTACCCATCATGTGATGTTCCCACACACCCGCTATAATGAGGAATCCAATACTGCGGGTGATACCGGGATTATCCTTCCCGGTGCCATGGTCAGCGGACCCAATATGAAAGATCCCAAAAATAAGAGCAGTGTAAGTCCCTGGTATGAGGACCGTTCCCTCTATCTGGATGATACGAATCAGTGGCGCTATAACGAGTTCAGCATTAGCATTCAAGCAGGACTCCTATATACAGTCATGGGACTCAGTGCAACTCCGGGAACAGGTGTGGACAATGCAGCCAAGCCGCCCGCCTTGCCGTTACTTTCTCCAGTGATCGGAGAATGGATCCGCGGAAATGTAACTGTTTTTGCCCAGGCGGGAGATCAGCTGAGCGATGTTGAATATGCAGCAACCGGATTGCCTTATCAACCCATGACCGTCTCAGGGAATGTGTATTCGACTGTAAGCGGTGCGGTCTACGGTGCGGTCTACGCTGCGGTCATCGATGAGAGCCAATCCTTGCCTTATACGAACCGGAGAGTGGATGTCCGTGCCAAAGATCCTTCCGGCGCATACACCTACAGCTCGACTCATTACACCGTTGCTCCACCGTTGCCGGACCCCTCCACTCCGCTGTTATATGATGATTTTGGAGGAGCTGGCTTCTGGGGTGGCTCTGCTGCCAACACGACATGGGTCAACTGGTATAACCAAAATGGCGGAACGGGAACGTTCACCAAGCTTACAGCAGACGGACGTTCTGTCGGCAAATTCACTCAGGTTCCGGCAAATGTGAATTCAGCGGCTAAATTTCAGGCATGGAACGATGTGGTCGATCTGAGCGGCTACCAATATTTGAATATCACGCTTAAGAATCCTGCATCTCCTGACCTCAGGACCCGGATTGAAATCTATGACGGCAAAAGAACATATAATCTAACTGGAGGATGGGTAGAAGTTCCAGCCAATTGGAGCGATCTGCAATTTGATCTCAATGCACTTACCCCGGCCATTGACAAAAAGGCACTAAAGTTGTCTATTTGGCTCAAACAAAATACAGTCACTCCAGGAGAAATGCTAATTGATGAAATTAAGGCTACGAATAAAGTCAGCGGAAGTGCGCCAACGTTAACTTCAGGAGGAGTAGATCAACCCCAAGGCACTCCACAAACGGAGTTTACTTTTACTGTCACTTATACAGATGCAGACAATCAGGCCCCATTTACAATGGAGCTTGTCTTAGACGGCGTCGTTCGAAAAATGCAGCCTGCTGTTCCGGGTGACACTAATTATTCAGACGGCAGAATCTATCAATACAGTACAAAGCTACCTCCTGGTCAGCATTCATACTACTTCAACACCACCGATACTTTCACCGATGCCGTAAGTACAGAAGTTCAGAGTGCTCCTGAAGTCAGCCTTGAATAG
- a CDS encoding sigma factor-like helix-turn-helix DNA-binding protein has translation MKNGQKEILAVEKGFSRYIQTCLFHTSRDFFMKIDREYHRTEPLNEDFDTDALNVTINFFSSTLYVEAHEYLRSAIQTLNPMEKKLLFLKFYDEKTDAEIAHSFGLTQQAISKSKKLLLDKLKNQLEV, from the coding sequence TTGAAAAACGGACAAAAAGAAATATTGGCTGTTGAGAAAGGATTTAGTCGTTATATTCAAACATGTCTTTTTCATACCAGCCGGGATTTTTTCATGAAAATTGATCGTGAGTATCATCGTACCGAGCCACTAAATGAAGATTTCGACACCGATGCCCTTAATGTCACTATCAATTTCTTTTCTTCTACTTTATATGTGGAAGCTCACGAATATCTGCGTTCCGCTATTCAGACATTGAATCCAATGGAAAAAAAGCTATTGTTTCTAAAATTTTATGACGAAAAAACCGATGCCGAAATAGCTCATTCATTTGGATTGACTCAACAAGCCATCAGTAAATCAAAAAAACTACTGCTGGACAAGCTTAAAAATCAATTGGAGGTGTAA
- a CDS encoding helix-turn-helix domain-containing protein: MREVIELILLAQNGDSDAEEELIFRYERLIHKYAWHNNQYSEDCKQQLVIAFILAVRRFDLKRYLS; the protein is encoded by the coding sequence ATGCGGGAAGTAATTGAATTGATTCTGTTAGCCCAAAATGGGGATAGTGATGCTGAGGAAGAATTAATTTTTCGGTATGAACGCCTTATCCATAAGTATGCTTGGCATAACAATCAATATAGCGAAGACTGTAAACAACAATTAGTCATTGCATTTATTTTAGCTGTTCGTCGATTTGATTTAAAACGCTACCTTTCGTAA
- a CDS encoding helix-turn-helix domain-containing protein, protein MLKDCLVASSPQDIYTLMFLKFPDVVNVMQMCDMLGGISTKSAYKLLQSNQIDYFKIGRSYKIPKVNIIVYLHRIMNNNPPLHYVALPH, encoded by the coding sequence ATGCTGAAAGATTGCCTTGTAGCTTCAAGTCCACAAGACATTTACACCTTAATGTTCTTAAAATTTCCGGATGTTGTTAATGTTATGCAGATGTGCGACATGCTAGGAGGGATCAGTACAAAATCCGCTTACAAACTGCTTCAATCCAACCAGATTGATTATTTCAAAATCGGCAGATCTTATAAAATCCCCAAAGTAAATATAATCGTTTATCTTCATCGCATTATGAATAATAACCCACCGCTTCACTATGTCGCTTTACCGCATTGA
- a CDS encoding tyrosine-type recombinase/integrase, giving the protein MVAGHLQEKKGLFYMVLNCKDEEGKRKPKWIPTGLTVKGNKKRAEALLLETRREFTLLLNATEEEPIVEEIVEEMSAEEPVEQGPLFSVYMLQWLAMMKHKVEFITYASYHNVITNHIVPYFEEKGLFLKELLPSHIQEYYQYELDENGVTTNTVLHYHANIRKALKHALKNDLINTNPADKIERPKKNDFVGSFYNHQEINLLFGIVKGELIELAVILAAFYGLRRSEVIGLKWTAINFVNKTISIRHTVTPVYFEGKEHIIEKDRTKNKPSRRTLPLVPAFEELLLCIRELQALNKAICGKSYCTDYEEYIYLDKLGQRVKPGYITQNFTRTLKKNGLRHIRYHDLRHSCASLLLANGVSMKEIQEWLGHSNYSTTADIYSHLEYSSKVSSASAMSNILVF; this is encoded by the coding sequence ATGGTAGCAGGCCACCTACAAGAAAAAAAAGGTCTTTTTTATATGGTCTTGAATTGCAAGGATGAAGAAGGTAAGAGAAAGCCAAAATGGATTCCTACTGGCCTTACAGTAAAAGGAAACAAAAAAAGAGCAGAAGCATTGCTATTAGAGACAAGAAGGGAATTTACTCTTCTTTTAAATGCTACTGAGGAAGAACCGATAGTTGAAGAAATTGTCGAAGAAATGTCAGCCGAAGAGCCAGTCGAACAGGGACCACTTTTTTCTGTCTACATGCTTCAGTGGCTAGCAATGATGAAGCACAAGGTTGAATTTATCACTTACGCATCTTACCACAACGTCATAACTAATCATATCGTACCTTACTTTGAAGAAAAAGGCCTCTTTCTCAAAGAATTATTACCAAGTCACATTCAAGAATATTATCAGTACGAGCTAGATGAAAATGGAGTGACAACCAATACGGTTCTCCATTACCATGCTAATATTCGCAAAGCGCTAAAACATGCGCTTAAAAATGATTTAATTAATACCAATCCGGCGGATAAGATCGAACGACCAAAGAAGAATGATTTTGTCGGCAGTTTTTATAACCATCAAGAAATTAATTTACTTTTTGGCATAGTAAAAGGTGAACTAATTGAACTAGCTGTCATTCTTGCTGCCTTTTATGGATTGCGAAGAAGTGAAGTGATTGGACTTAAGTGGACTGCCATCAATTTCGTTAATAAAACGATTAGTATTCGTCATACTGTAACACCGGTTTATTTTGAGGGAAAAGAACACATCATTGAAAAGGACCGAACTAAAAACAAACCGAGTCGCCGCACCTTACCTCTTGTGCCAGCCTTTGAGGAGTTACTGCTGTGTATTCGTGAACTTCAAGCGCTTAATAAAGCCATATGTGGTAAATCCTACTGCACTGATTACGAGGAGTATATCTATCTGGACAAGTTGGGACAACGAGTTAAACCCGGCTATATCACACAAAACTTTACTAGAACTCTTAAAAAAAATGGTTTACGCCATATTCGCTATCATGACCTGCGTCATAGTTGTGCAAGCCTCTTACTCGCCAATGGAGTAAGTATGAAAGAAATTCAGGAATGGCTGGGACACAGCAACTATTCTACAACAGCCGATATTTACTCTCATTTGGAATACAGTTCAAAAGTATCTTCAGCATCGGCGATGAGCAATATTTTGGTCTTTTAA
- a CDS encoding WGxxGxxG family protein has product MKKLITTFACGTVLSMSLLGVGYASTATGTTGFDGNGTRMMNEQGSTMMNNTTGTTGTTGTMHNRAGDNNTVSPLTNTTQTGRYRATNTTTNTNNNRGSNWGWLGLVGLLGLAGMRNRSGERDRH; this is encoded by the coding sequence TTGAAGAAGCTGATAACAACCTTTGCCTGCGGCACCGTTTTGTCCATGAGTCTGCTTGGCGTAGGATATGCATCCACCGCTACCGGTACAACTGGGTTTGACGGAAACGGCACCCGTATGATGAATGAGCAGGGCAGCACCATGATGAACAACACCACTGGCACAACAGGCACAACGGGTACTATGCATAACCGCGCCGGAGATAACAACACCGTTTCTCCACTAACAAATACTACGCAGACCGGCAGATACCGGGCTACCAACACCACGACTAATACGAATAACAACAGGGGTTCCAATTGGGGCTGGCTGGGATTGGTCGGTCTGCTTGGTCTGGCCGGTATGAGAAACAGAAGCGGCGAACGCGATCGCCATTAG
- a CDS encoding M15 family metallopeptidase, translating to MLTLDQVNSKSAARLGGLHPVLLAAAHVLIQRCYARGIPIVITQGLRTIAEQNALYAQGRTRKGPIVTNARGGSSFHNYGLAMDFALLLPDGQNISWDMRRDGDEDKLADWQEVVQEAKKLGLEWGGDWTSFKDYSHLQMAFGLTIQDLKAGRRPAADQVKEALERINGGEDEVNKDVEISITLNGVKLTVGVLDNGTTYVPIRALAEALGAKVTYDPASKTVNVVTI from the coding sequence ATGCTGACTTTGGATCAGGTGAACAGCAAATCGGCAGCCCGGCTCGGCGGTCTCCATCCCGTCCTGCTGGCAGCTGCCCATGTTTTGATACAGCGTTGTTATGCCCGGGGCATCCCGATTGTCATCACCCAGGGCCTGCGGACCATAGCTGAACAGAATGCCCTGTACGCGCAGGGCCGAACCAGGAAGGGACCGATTGTAACCAACGCGCGGGGCGGCAGCAGCTTTCATAATTACGGACTGGCGATGGACTTTGCACTGCTGCTGCCGGATGGACAGAACATCTCCTGGGACATGAGGCGGGATGGGGACGAAGACAAGCTCGCAGACTGGCAAGAGGTCGTACAGGAAGCCAAAAAGCTGGGACTTGAATGGGGCGGAGACTGGACTTCTTTTAAGGATTATTCCCATTTGCAGATGGCTTTTGGACTGACTATTCAAGACCTGAAGGCAGGCCGCCGCCCGGCCGCAGATCAGGTGAAGGAGGCCCTGGAACGGATCAACGGGGGTGAGGATGAAGTGAATAAAGATGTGGAGATTTCGATCACCCTGAACGGAGTGAAGCTTACAGTCGGAGTATTGGATAACGGGACTACTTACGTCCCCATACGGGCATTGGCTGAAGCGCTTGGCGCCAAGGTGACTTATGATCCTGCCAGCAAGACAGTGAATGTGGTGACCATATAA
- a CDS encoding YolD-like family protein, with the protein MGKKLEEYGLWESSRVLLPEHKSRIPKDEREMLDRGKPVLDEQKLEEIECTLALSLRSHVRVTVVLHDPCGNKQLNGFVTSIHTHSREIKLQWAEEWKWIQVDDIVEAYIV; encoded by the coding sequence ATGGGCAAGAAGCTGGAAGAGTACGGCCTGTGGGAGAGCAGCAGAGTGCTGCTGCCAGAGCACAAAAGCCGGATACCGAAGGATGAACGGGAGATGCTGGACCGGGGAAAGCCCGTTCTGGATGAGCAGAAGCTGGAGGAGATTGAATGCACGCTGGCGCTGTCGCTGCGGAGCCATGTCCGGGTAACAGTAGTGCTGCATGATCCTTGCGGGAACAAGCAGCTGAACGGCTTTGTGACTTCCATTCACACCCACTCGCGTGAGATCAAGCTGCAGTGGGCGGAGGAATGGAAGTGGATTCAGGTCGATGATATTGTCGAAGCGTACATCGTCTGA